From Trichomycterus rosablanca isolate fTriRos1 chromosome 18, fTriRos1.hap1, whole genome shotgun sequence, the proteins below share one genomic window:
- the ucp3 gene encoding mitochondrial uncoupling protein 3 yields the protein MVGIKPTDIPPTATVKFFGAGTAACFADLVTFPLDTAKVRLQIQGEAKSAEGAAGVKYRGVFGTITTMVRTEGPRSLYSGLVAGLQRQMSFASVRIGLYDSMKQFYTRGSENAGIVSRLLAGCTTGAMAVAFAQPTDVVKVRFQAQVRLADGGKRYSSTMDAYRTIARDEGIKGLWKGCIPNITRNAIVNCAELVTYDIIKELILKYNLMTDNLPCHFTAAFGAGFCTTIVASPVDVVKTRFMNSTSGQYSSAINCALTMLTKEGPKAFYKGFMPSFLRLGSWNIVMFVSYEQIKRAMMRVQRESPF from the exons atggttggaatcaaacccaccgATATACCTCCAACAGCCACTGTCAAGTTCTTTGGTGCTGGAACGGCAGCCTGTTTTGCAGACTTGGTGACTTTTCCCTTGGATACAGCCAAAGTCAGGCTTCAG ATTCAGGGAGAGGCCAAATCTGCAGAGGGAGCAGCAGGAGTTAAGTATCGGGGTGTATTCGGCACCATCACCACCATGGTGCGGACGGAAGGCCCGAGAAGTCTCTACAGTGGACTGGTGGCTGGACTGCAGAGGCAGATGAGCTTTGCTTCAGTTCGCATTGGGCTGTATGACTCAATGAAACAGTTCTACACCCGAGGATCTGAGA ATGCTGGCATTGTGAGTCGGTTGCTGGCTGGCTGCACGACTGGGGCAATGGCTGTAGCATTCGCCCAACCCACCGATGTTGTAAAGGTGCGGTTTCAGGCCCAAGTACGTCTAGCTGATGGAGGGAAGCGCTACAGTAGCACCATGGATGCTTATCGGACAATTGCACGTGACGAAGGTATCAAAGGACTATGGAAAG GTTGCATACCGAATATCACACGTAACGCAATAGTGAACTGTGCTGAGCTGGTCACCTATGACATCATTAAGGAACTCATCCTAAAGTACAACCTTATGACAG ATAACCTACCCTGCCACTTTACGGCTGCATTTGGAGCTGGTTTCTGCACTACCATCGTGGCCTCTCCGGTGGATGTTGTAAAGACACGATTTATGAACTCCACTTCAGGCCAGTATAGCAGTGCTATTAACTGTGCCCTCACCATGCTAACAAAAGAAGGACCGAAAGCCTTTTACAAAGG GTTCATGCCCTCGTTTTTACGTTTGGGATCCTGGAACATCGTAATGTTTGTTTCATATGAACAAATAAAAAGAGCCATGATGAGAGTGCAGAGGGAGTCACCATTTTGA